CCAGTTGGGCGGGCGTGATGCCGAGCTCGGTGGCCAGGTGCCGGATCGGCGCGTACCTGTCGTTGTTCGTGGCGAGGTTGGCGGCCTCGAAGCGCGGCGCGTTGTGCCGGAAGTCGCCCTCCTCCAGCTTCGAGACGCCGCCCGTCAGGAAGCCCGAGCCCAGCGGGCTCCACGCCACCACACCGACGCCGAGCTGCCTCGCCGTGGCCAGTAGGTCGGGCTCGATCGGCCGCCACATCGACCACTCCACCTGGACCGCCGCGATCGGCACGACGGCATGGGCCCGGCGCAACTGGTCGGCGGTCACGTTCGACAGGCCCGCGTGCCGTACCAGACCGGCCTTCACCAGCTCCGCCACCGCGCCCATGGTGTCCTCGACGGGCACGCCGGGGTCGGGGTAGTGCAGGTAGTAAAGGTCGATCACGTCGGTGTCAAGGTTGCGCAGGCTGCGCTCGGCGTAGCCGCGGACCAGGGCGGGATCGGCGTTGCCGCGCAGCTCGCCGAAGGCGTAGCCGACGGGGATGGACCTGGTCTCCACCCCCTCGGGGACGGCCAGGCCGAACTTGGTCGCCACCACGACCTCGTCCCTCCTGCCCTTGATCGCCCGGCCGACCAGCCGCTCGTTGTGCCCGTCGGGCCCGTAGGCGTCGCTGGTGTCGATGTGCGTGCCGCCCTCGTCGAGCGCGTGACGCAGCGCGGTCATGGCCCTGTCGTCGTCGATCTCGCCGTAGATGCCGGGTGACAGGACCATCGCCCCGAAACCGATCGGGGGAACGGTGAGCTTCCCAAGAGTTCTCATGCCCCCGATCCTGCAGGCCGGCTTCTGGCCGTGTCCAAGACATCCCGGTATAACCGATGGTTATGGAGATGCACCTGCGTGAGAGGCGGTACTCCTGGCATGGGCCCCTCAGGACGCAGGGAGGACGGCCCGACGCACTCGTATGGATCTTGTTAGCCAAGGAGTCCGCAAACCGGCCCGACCAGATCACCCGCCAGTTCGCTGATCTCGAGGCAGGGCGCTGCTTCACGTCCCCGTTGCCCATGGCCGCGTCAACATGCGGGAGATTCGCGCACGAGCAGGAGTCGGGAGGCGGGTGCATGTTTCCGTCCACGTAGAGTGGCCGTCTCCGAGTCCACCTGATCGAGGATCGCGCGGTTGGTCAAAATGATCTTCTTGCAACATAACCCCTGGTAGCGGCATGGATCTCAGGTTGCTTAAGAGCTTTGTGGTCGCCGCCGAGGAGCTGAACGTCACCAGGGCCGCCGAGCGGCTCTTCGTGTCGCAGCCCGCGCTGTCCAAACAGCTGAGGACGCTGGAACGGCAGCTCGGGTTCACCCTCTTCGACCGCGTGCCGAGCGGCCTGGTGCTCACCCGCCAGGGCACGGCGCTGCTGCCGGTCGCCCGCGACCTGCTGGCCCGCTGGGACGAGGGCCTCGACCTGGTACGGCAGGCCGCCCCCACCGGCACGCTGGTGATCGGCCTGCAGACCGCCGTGGGGCGGGGCATCCAGGCCGAGGCGCTGCGGCGGTTCAGGGAGCGGATGCCGGGCTGGATGGTGTCGCTGCGCGTGGTCGGGTGGGAGGACCCGAGCGCCGGGCTGTCGGACGGCGGCTCCGACGTCGCCTTCGTGTGGCTGCCCGCCCCCGAGGGCCTGGCCACCAAGGTGCTGGCGACCGAGCGGCGGTTCGTCGCGATGCCCGAGGGACACCGGCTGGCCGGGCGGGAGGAGATCGACTTCGCCGAGCTGCGCGAGGAGCCCTTCGTGGCGCTGCCCGAGGCGGCCGGGCCGCTGCGGGAGTTCTGGCTCGGCGGCCCAGGGACGATCGTCGGGGGCGAGGCGTCCTCGCCCGACGGCGTCTTCGAGGCGGTCATGGCGGGGCTCGGGCTCGTGCTGCTCGCGGAGGGGAACGCCGAGCTGTACCGGCGTCCTGGCCTGGTCGCCCGGCCGGTCACCGGGCTGTCGCCGGCCCGGCTGGCCGTCGCCTGGCGCGCCGCCGACCACCGCCCGGCCGTCACGGCGTTCCTGCGGAGCTTCGCCTAGCTCGGGCCCGGCAGCGGGCGGGCGAAGGTCGAGACGGCACCGATAGCATGGCGATCACGTTGAATGAGGTGAAGGAGACACTCTTGAGCGAGCTGGAGCGGGTTCCTCCAGGTGTTGATCCCAGCGTGCCGAGTTCCGCCCGCGTGTACGACTATCTGCTCGGCGGCAAGGACCACCTCGCCGTCGACAGGGCGGTCGCCGACCGGCTGCTGTCCGTCGCCCCCGACACCAGGCTGGTGGCGCGGGCCAACCGGCTCTTCATGGTCAGGGCGGTGCGCCACCTGGCCGAGCAGGGCGTGCGGCAGTTCATCGACCTCGGGACCGGCATTCCCACCTCGCCCAGCGTGCACGAGACCGCCCGTGAGGTGAGCCCCGCGTGCCGGGTGGTCTACGTGGACTACGACCCCATGGTGCGGATGCACGCCGACGTGCTGCTGGCCACGACCCCCGGCGTGGCCAGCATCCAGGCCGACGTGCGCAAGCCGGGTGAGATCCTCAGCGATCCGCACATCACCGGTTTGATCGACTTCGACCAGCCGGTCGGCGTGCTGATGGTGGGGGTGCTGCACTTCATCATGGACAGCGAGGACCCGGGCGGCATCGTGGCGGCGTTCAGGGAGCGGATGGCGCCCGGCAGCCACCTGGTGCTGTCCCACACGATGGCGGAGAGCTCGCCTGAGGCGATCGCCCAGCTCACCATGGCCACGGCGAACTCGCCCGCGCAGGCCACCTTCCGTACGCGGGAGCAGGTGGAGCGGTTCTTCGAGGGGTTCGACCTCATCGGCCCAGGTCTCGTGCCGGTGCAGGAGTGGCGCCTCGGCCACGAGGACGAGGCGCAGATCCCGCTGCTGGACGAGGCGCCGCGGCTGCGCGTCGACGGCGGCGTCGGGCGGGTGTCGTCCGACCTGACGTGACGGAGGCCGTCGCCGAGCGGACCGCCGGCGGCTTCCCTCTCTACAGCGAGACTGACATCCGCCGGCCAAGCGGATGAAGCCGCTGGGATTCAGCCCGGAGGAGAGGCGCGACCTGCCGGGCGACACGATCCTGATGACGTGCGCATCGACCTGACGAACGCCCACATCTGGGACGCCTCGTCGGTGGCGGCGCTGGACGCGGTGGAGACGAAGTACGCGGCGCGGGGCAAGATGGTGACGGTCGTGGGACTCAATGAGCGCAGCGCCGAACTCCACAAATCTCTCGCCGGCCGGCTCGCCAGCCACTGACCCACCCTGCCCAAGAGGCCGAAGCTCCCGGCTGACCGGTCACCCACGACGGACCTTCAGGCGTGTCACTCTCCCCGTGACGGTCTCCAGGCGCGCCGTTTCTCCGGCGAGTCTGAAGGGCGTGACAGGCCTGCTGGTGGGCCGCGCGTGTGGCGGGCCTTTGCGATGGAGTTTTTGTGCGCGACGTCCTCTGGGCGGGCCCTTCGCAGGCGACCGGTCATAGTAGAACGCTCGTGCCTGTCTCGCTCGGCGGGAACCGGCGGGTAGGGATAGCGCTTTCACAGGTGGATGGGGTGGAATGTCAGGGCCCGTTGAACGACCCCTTGGGAGACCCCTGTGCCCCTGTTCGACCTCCCCCTCGACCAGCTGCGCGAGTACCGCCCCGAGCGGGACGAGCCCGCCGACTTCGACGCCTTCTGGAGCCGCACGCTGGCCGCGGCCGCCGAGCACGACCTCGCCCCCGCGTTCACTCCCTACGACCTCCCGCTGACCACCGTGGACGCCTACGACATCTCCTTCGCCGGATGGGGTGGCGACCGGATCAACGGATGGCTCGTGGTGCCGCGCGGCGCCGAGGGGCCCGTGCCGTGCGTCGTGCAGTACATCGGCTACTCGGGCGGCAGGGGCTTCGTCCACGACCACCTGGCCTGGCCGTCCGCGGGTCTTGCGGTGCTGGTCGTCGACACGCGCGGCCAGGGCGGGCACAGCCTCAACAGTCCCGGCGCCACCGCCGACCCCCACGGCGGACAGTCGCCGCAGGCGCCCGGCATGATGACGAGGGGCATCCTCGACCCCGACGACTACTACTACCGCCGGGTCTTCACCGACGCCGTCAGGGCGGTGGAGGTGGCCGTGGGGCACCCCGCCGTCGACGGCGACAGGATCGTGGTCTCGGGCGGCAGCCAGGGCGGCGGCATCGCCCAGGCGGTGGCCGCGCTGTCCCCCTCGGTGAAGGGCGCGCTGATCGACGTGCCGTTCCTCACCCACTTCCGCAGGGCGGTCGAGATCACCGGACGCGACCCCTACCAGGAGATCGTCCGCTTCCTCGCCAGCCAGCGGCCGAGTGCCGAGACCGTGTTCCGCACGCTGTCGTACTTCGACGGCCTGAACTTCGCCGCCAGGGGCCAGGCGTCCGCGCTGTACTCGGTGGCGCTGATGGACGACGTGTGCCCGCCCTCCACTGTCTTCGCCGCCTACAACCACTGGCAGGGGCCGAAGGAGATCACCGTCTGGCCGTGGAACAACCACGAGGGCGGCGGCGGGTTCCAGCGTGAGGAGCAGCTCCGTTACGTGAGCAAGCTGTTCAGCTGACATCCCAACGGGCCGGTACGGCACGCCGCACCGGCCCCGGCTCCCACCGCCGACCCGACGGACGGTCGCAGAAAGGCCGACTCGGCCGGACGCGCACGCGGCCCCCGCGGCGCCTCCTGACGAGTGGGCCAGGCAGGGTGTCTCGTGGATCGCCTGGCTAAGGGTCCGGCAGACAGGTCGCGTCGCGGTCAGCCGAGGTTTTTGACTGAGTCCAGCAGGGCGCGCACGCGGGGCTCCGTGTCCTCGGGTTCGCCTCTGGTGAGCTCGCCGCCCATCCCGACGGCCACCGCTCCGGCCGCGATCCACTCGGCCGCGGTGGCCGAGGTGATGCCGCCCGTGGGCACGATCGGGGCATGGGGCAGCGCCTGCAGCAGGTCTCGCAGCGCCTTGGGAGAGCTCTGCGAGGCGGGGAAGAGCTTCACGAGGTCGGCGCCCGCCTCCAGAGCGGCGACGATCTCAGTCGGTGTAGAAGCCCCCGCCACCACCGGGACGCCGTGACGGTTGCCCGTGCGGATCACCTCGGTGCTGAGCGTGGGGCACACCAGGAACCGCGCGCCCGCCTCGATCGCCAGCACGGCCTGGTGCGGGTCGATCACCGTGCCCGCGCCGACCAGCGCGTCGCGCTCCTGGGCGACGAGCGTTCCGATGGCGTCCAGCGCGTCGGGCGTCGAGAGGGAGACCTCGATGGCGCCGAGTCCGGCGGCGGCGAGCCGCGTGCCGTACGAGACGGCCAGGTCCGCCGAGGACGCGCGGATGATGCCGATCACCCTGTCCGCCACCATCCGCTCGGCCAACCGCCATCTGAAATCCCGCACGATGTGCCTCCGTGGAAATGGATTGCGATATATGGGATGCTTTCGCACATATTGCAAGACTGTCAATTGCTCTGCATGGTAGCCCCAGCCTGTATCGTCACCGATCAAGTGTGCGCGAACCTAGGAGAACGTGGTGATTCGTCCGGACGTGGTCGGGGTCGGCGAGGCGATGGTCCTGCTCCAGCCCGCGCAGGGTGCCGATCTGGCGACCGCCGAACGGATGGACGTGCACGTCGGCGGCGCCGAGTTGAACGTGTGCGCGGCCGTCGCCAGGCTCGGCGGCACCGCCTGGTTCGCCTCCCGCGTCGGCGCCGACCCCTTCGGCGAGCGCGTGCTGAACGCCGCCCGCGCCCTCGGCGTCGGCACCTCTCTGGTGGGCCGCGACTCCGCGCGGCCCACGGGCGTGTTCTTCAAGGAGGTACGGCCGGACGGTGCGAGGCGCGTCCACTACTACAGAAGCGGTTCGGCCGCTTCGGGCATGGACGAGGGAGACGCGCCCGCCATCCTGGCCACCAGGCCGAGGGCGATCGTGGTCAGCGGCATCACCATCGCGCTGGGCGAGGGCCCCGAACGCCTGGTGCGGGCGCTGGCGGACGGGGCACGCGAGGCGGGCGCGCTGCTGGTCCTCGACCCGAACCTCCGCCCGAGTCTGGGACGGCAGGACCGGGTGCTGGCGACGGTCCGAGAGCTGCTGCCGCTGACCGACCTGCTGGTGCTGGGCCAGGACGAGGCCGAGCCCCTCTTCGGCACCACCGACCCGGCCGCCGTCTTCGCCGCCGCCTCGACCGCCTGGGCCGCCGCCGGGCGAAACCTCGATGGTTCGACCGAGGGACCGGACTTCGCCGGAAATGCCGTCAGCGGGGGAGAGACCGCGCGAGGTGTCGTCGGCGACTTCGCCCAGGAGATCGGGCGAGGTGATGACCGGGCTGCCGGGGGAGACGTTGCCCGGGGTGCTGGGGAGAGTGCCCGCGGTGCGGAGCCAGAAGCGTTCGCGGGTGTTGCGCAGGAGGCGGGGCCGGAGGGGCGAGAGGGGTTGCTTGGTTCTTGGGCCCCGGTGGGGCGGGGGATCGAGGTGGTGCTGAAGGCGGGGGCCGAAGGGGTCTACTGCCTGGGCGCGGATGGAGCGCCCGTGCACCTGCCGAGTGCCGCTCGGGTGGTGCGCGACCCGGTCGGCGCCGGTGACGCGCTCCTGGGCGGGTACCTGGCGGCCCGGCTGGCGGGGGCAGGTCCCGAGCGCGCCGCGTGGGTGGGAAGCGAGCTGGCCGGACGCATCGTCGAGGTGTACGGCGACGTCGAAGGCCTGCCCTCGCCCGCCGAAGCCGCCGCCCTCCTCCGCCGCTAGCACAGCCGACCAGACGTCCACAAGACACCACGAGACCGACGAGACGGCGACACGCCCCGCCCCGACACCCCCCGATGCGACGGCGGTAAGGCGCGACGGGCCCAGGCTCCGATCACATGGGGCGGCGTATGGGAAAGAGTGCCGCTCCGTGGTGGAGGGCACTCTTTCGGGATAGGTCTCGGGCGCCCCACCTGGGGGCGGCTCGTCACTCGGTGACGTGGAAGGCGACACCACCCTGCCCATCCGTGTCGGCGTCGAGCGACTTGTCGTCCAGCACGCTGGCCGCCACGGGGTCGAGGTACACACGCGCTCCTTCCGTCTCCACCACCTCATCGGTGGGCTCGGGCGCGGTGGCCATGCTGAGCACCAGGGATCCCTGGCCCTCCCCCTGTGCGGAGATGCGGATGCCGGCGGCCTCCACATCCTGCTGGGCGGTCAGATCCTTGATGACCTGAGCTGCATTCGGTGTCAGGGTGAGCACGACGGCTCCTCCTCGTTCTCGGTTGCGGGATCCGGAGTCCTTGCCCCCTCAGGACGGCCCTACACAGATGCTCAGCCGATTTCATCCAGGTAGGCGGAGTAGGCCCAGCCGTGGAAACCGTTCGAGCCCCACACCGCGGTCCAGTCGCCGCTGGTACGGCACGTGCCTTCCACGGTCGCGCCGAAGGCGACGTCGTCGACCTGTTCGTACTGCGTGCCAGGGCCCGAACGCACCCACAGGTCGGCCGGATAGGGCGGATCCACCACGTACACGCAGGTGGGCGCGGCCTGAGCCGGGCCGGCGGACAGTCCGGTGACGGCCAGCAGAATCGCTCCCGTGAAGCAGATGCGTCCGCGCATCGCGACCTCCTTCTGCCGAGGAGTCTCCGCCGACCGTTTTGTCCCACCATAGGCAGATAAATCTGGTTTTGAGTAGTCAGGCCCCGATCTTCATACGCCCTTCGGATCTTTGATCTGATCTACCTCCTGCACCGGAGGGACCAGGATCACCGGTGTGCCCTATTTGCGACATCGAGGGCCAGAGGTGGTACGGGATCCCGTAAGTGTGTTTTCCGGGATCCCGAGTCGCGTGGTCAACAGGGGTGGGAGGGGGACGGGAGTCCCCCGGGAAAGGGAGCCCCGAGCCGGAGGTGAGGGACCGTGCTTGTTCAGGTGAACGCGGGCATGATGCGGTCGTGGATGAGCTGGAGTTGCGTCTCCACGGACGCCACCTCCGGCAGGTCACGTCCCATGAACTGCTTGACCAGAGTCGCGTCCGTCACCGCCAGGATCATGTGGTTGACCCCCGAAGGTTCGATCTCCCTCCTGATCTTCTCCACGCACTCCTCGGGCGTTCCCGCGATCGACAGCCGGTCGCCCAGCTCCGGTGTGGTCAGCTCGATCGCCCGCGCCAGATCGCCCGCCCCCAACGCGTCGACGATCGGCTTCATCGCGTTCGGGTCCACCCCGTTGCGCTCCAGCTGCTCGGCCGGCATCGACGAGGCGTACAGGCCGACCATGCTGCGGGCCGCCTCCTTCGCCACCGCCGAGTCGGGTCCGGTGGCGAAGACGACCCAGGCGCCGATGTCCATCGACGACCAGTCCTTGCCCGCCTTCTCCGCTCCCGCCCTGAACTCCGTGACCAGGTAGTCGTAGGCCTCGCGGGTGTAGCTGAGCGCGTGGTGCACGCCGTCCGACAGCTCGCCCGCCGCGCGGAAGGAGCGCGGCCCCCGCATCGCGCCCAGCTTCACCGGCACGTGCTCCTGCACCGGCCTGGCGAAGGTGAACAGCCCGTTGTACCGGAAGAACTCGCCCTCGAAGGTGATCGCGCCCTCGTCGAGGAGCGTGCGGACGACGTGCGCGGCCTCCTTCACGCGCGACAGCGGCTTGGTGACCGTCCAGTCGATGCCGTACTGGGCCAGCAGGCCGAAGTTGCCGCTGGAGAGGACCACCTCGGCGCGTCCGCCGCTGAGCTCGTCGAGGGTGGCGGCGGCCTGCGCGATGAGGGTGGGTTCGCGCAGCACGACCGAGGAGACGCTCGGGCCGAACCTGATCCTGCTGGTCTGCTGCGCGGCCGCGGCGAACAGCAGCCACAGGTCCTTGTGCCAGGTCTCGTCGGCGGCGTAGCAGGCGTGGAAGCCGAGCTCGTCGGCCAGCCTGATCGCCGACAGGGAGTCCTGCAGGGGGTAGTCGGGCAGCATCACGTAACTGAACTTCATCTGATGATGTGGCGTCGAGTCCCGGGGTCTGAAGTTCGGAAGAGACGCCACCCTCCTTTCGATAACTCTATGGAAAGCTTCGATGGCATTCGGTAACTTGTCCGATGGGCTAAACGCTTGGGACAGGAGGTGCACGGCGATGGCGTTGCGAAGGTCTCAGGCAAAACACGACGGTTTGCCTTCGGTGGTGCAGGTACGGCTTTCGCCCACCTCCGAACAGGCTCAAGCGCTGAGCGCGGCGACAGCGCTGTGTAACGCGGCGGCCAGTTTCATCTCCAAGATCGCCTGGCGATCGCGCACCTTCACGGTGGTGGAACTGCATCGGATGGCCTACTACCAGGTGCGGGCCGAATTTGTTGGGTTGGGGGCGCAGGCGGCGGTGCGGGCCATCGCTCGGGTCGCCGGCGCCTACGCCAACCGGCGCAGCGCCAAGACGCGCGCGCACCTGTTCCGGCCGCACGGGGCGGTGCCGTTCGACGCCCGTATGCTCAGCTTCCGCCGCGACGCCCGTACGGTATCGATCTGGACCCCTGGCGGACGTCTCACCGTGCCCTACAGCGGGCGGGAGGCAGATCTGAAGGCGATCGAGACGCTGCCGGTCGGGGAGACCGATCTGGTACTCCGGGGTGGCGTGTGGCTGCTGCAGGTGGCCGTCACGCTCCCTAGGCCAGAGACCGCCGATCCGGCGAACGGGTTCATAGGGGTGGATCAAGGGATCGCCAATCTGGCGGTCACCTCCGATGGAGCTGTGCTGCCAGGCAAGGTGTTGCCCGGAACGATCGCAGGGAACGGTCATGTGCGTGCACTGCGCGAGCGCCGGCACCGCCAACGCCGGCGGCTGCAGCGGAAGGCCACATCCTCCGCGCGCCGCGTGCTGCGCCGCCTGTCCGTACGTGAGCACCGGATGATGACCGACCTCAATCACCAGATCAGCGGATTCGTGGTGCGCGAAGCCGAACGCACCGCCAGGGGTGTCGCCATGGAGGACTTGGCCGGCATCCGGACGAGGGTCAGGGCTCACCGGCTCCAGCGGCGCACCCTGCACTCTTGGGCCTTCGCCCAGCAGATCACCTTCACTCGTTACAAGGCCGCGCGGGCCGGGATCGCCTTCACCCTGGTCGACCCGGCCTACACCAGCCAGGCGTGTCCGCGATGCGGGTGTGTGAGCAAGAGGAACCGGCCAGCTCGCGGCCGGTTCCTCTGTACCAGGTGTGGCCTCGCTGGGCACGCCGACCACATCGCGGCTCTCAACATCGCCCGACTTGGCGTTGTGGGCCGGGGGTCTGTCAACACCCCACACGCTACAGGCCTCCCTTCAGCCAGACGGGACCGTGAGAGCAGGCCGCCGGGTTCACTCGGCGGCAGTTGATCGCTCCTCCTGGGGGATGGCGTCGCCCGCGGGGGCCACGCCGTCGTACGGCCTGGCGGTGAACAGGTACAGCGCTCCCAGTCCCACCACGACCAGGCCGGACAGCGCCACCAGCCAGTTGTCGTACCAGGGAGCGCCCGGGGTCCTCGGCCAGATCATGTTCACGATGGCCAGCACGCCGTACACCAGCGCGCCGACGTTGATCGCCAGGCCCGCCGTCCCCAGCGTGAAGGGACCGGAGGGCCGCCAGCCGCGCAGCCGCGCGCGCAGCGCGGCCAGCACGACCATCTGGAAGCCGAGGTAGATGCCCAGCGTCGCGAACGAGATGATCTTGACGAGGGCGTCGGCCGAGATGATGGAGCCGAGCACCACGAGCGCGGGCACCACCGCGGCGACCAGCAGCGCGTACGGCGGGACGTGCCGCGCCGCCGAGAACCTGCGGAACAGCCCGCTGCCGGCGATCATGCCGTCGCGCGCGTAGGAGTAGAGCAGCCGGCCGGCGGCCGCCTGCAGGCTCAGCGCGCACGACAGGAACGACAGCAGCACCACGCCGAGCACCACCCGCAGCCCGGTGGGCCCGAACGCGGCGGTCAGCACCTCGGAGACCGGATCGGCGCTGGCGCCGGAGATCACCGCGCCGAAGTCCGGTACGGCCAGCAGCAACGCCAGGCAGACGAACGTCGCCGCCGCCCCGCCCACGTAGATCGTCATGCGCATGGCCTTCGGGATGCGGCGCGTCGGGTCGGGCACCTCCTCGGCGACGTCCCCGCACGCCTCGAACCCGTAATACTGAAATATCCCGATCAGTCCGGCGGCGAGGAAGGCGGCGAAATAGCCCGTCTCCGCGCCAGCCCCGAACGAGTCGAACAGCACGCCGAGCCCGTGGTGCCGCTGGGTGAACAGCAGCCAGCCGCCCACCGCCAGCGCCCCCACCAGCTCGGCGGTGAACCCGACGATCGCCGCCATCGCCAGCGCCCTGGTCCCGGCCAGGTTGATCGCCACCGCGACCGCCAGGATGACCAGCGCGCACAGGATCGTGTTGGTCGTGCCCACCTCGATGCCGAGGAAGGCCGACAGGTAGGGCCCCGCGCCGTACGCCACGCTGGCGATGGTCACCAGCAATGCGATCAGGTAGACCCACCCCGTCATCCACGCCCACCTGCGCCCCCACAGGCGGCGCGCCCACGGGTAGATGCCGCCGGTCAGCGGGTACTGCGAGACGATCTCGCCGAACACCAGCGCCACCAGGAACTGCCCCGCGCCGACGATCAGCAGGCTCCAGATCATCGGCGGCCCCCCGGTGGCCAGCGAGACCGCGAACAGCGTGTAGATCCCGACGACGGGCGACAGGTAGGTGAAGCCGAGCGAGAAGTTCGCCCACAGGCTCATGTCCCTGCGGAACTCGGAGGTGTAGCCGAGATCGGCCAGCCTGCCGTCATCGGTCGAGGTCATCGAGCAACTCCTCGCCGGAGACGACCTTGTCGGCGAAGTGGGCGTGCATCCAGGCCAGATGGTCGGCGCGGGAGCGGACCAGGCGCAGGGTGTCCCAGTTGGGGAAGGTCTGCTGGGTGACGTGCTCGGTCATGAGCGCGGGATCCACCTCGTAGACGTGCTCGAAGCGGGTGACCGCCACCTCGGAGGCGCGCTCGGGCGGCGGCGGGGTCATCTCGTCCTGGTAGCGGTAGCTCACGACTCCTCCTCGCCTGGCGGCTCGTCGGTCGGCGCGGGTGGTTCGGTACGGCTCGGCGGCGGGACCTCGGCCGGTCCCGGTGAGGGCGTCATGGGGCGCCGTCCGGGTCGGGATAGGCATCGGAATAGGCACGGTCGAGCAGGTACTTGCCGGGATTCATGATGTTGTGCGGGTCGATCGCCCGTTTGATCGCGAGCATCACGTCGAACCCGCCGCCCAGCTCCTCGGGCACCAGGTCCACCTCGCCCTCGCGGCACGAGCCGTGGCAGGCGCTGATCGAGCCGCCGTGGGCCAGCGCCACCGCTGCGAGGTCGCGCTTGGCCGCCACCCACGCCGCCCAGGCGGCGTCGTCGAGGCGCTGCTCCCAGATGCCGATGTCGATCTCGGTCAGGTAGTCGGCGCCCGTGGCGCCGTTGGTGTAGGCGAACATGCCCCAGTCGTCGAAGACGTCGGAGGCGCGCCGCAGCCGGTCGGCGATCTCGTGCCAGGCCAGCCGTACGGCCGGCAGGTTCGTGTAGTTGATCGCGGCGTCCTCGCAGTGCCAGCTCATCGGCACCACCTGGCCCGAGCGGGTGCGCCCGTGCAGGGGAGTGGCGTAGCGGTCGTGGCGGGCGGCCCAGTCGCCCTGCGAGATCTCGTCGCCGAGGTAGCGCGCGCCCATCGAACGGGCGATGCGCATCAGCCGGCCGCCGCCCGCGCGCACCTCGTCCTCGTAGCCGTAGAGCGCCGCGCAGACCAGCGCCTTCACCGAGGCGGGCTGCGGGATGTAGGCCTCGTCGTCGCGCCGCAGGTAGGCGACCTTCCACTCGTCGAACAGCACCGCGCCCGCGAACGTCGCCACGCCCGCCCTGGCCAGCTGCCCGACGGTCCGGTAGGCGGTGTCGTAGTCGTCGAAGGCCCAGAACGGCGAGAACTCCGCCTCGGGCTTGGGGAACAGCTTCAGCGTGGCCTCGGTGGCGATGCCGAGCGTGCCCTGGTGGCCCATGAACAGGTGCTTCAGCTGGTAGCCGCTGGACGACTTGGTGATCTTCCGGCCGATGCCGTCGCCGACGTGGATGACCCGCCCGGTGGGCAGCACGTGGTCG
This window of the Nonomuraea africana genome carries:
- a CDS encoding RNA-guided endonuclease InsQ/TnpB family protein, coding for MALRRSQAKHDGLPSVVQVRLSPTSEQAQALSAATALCNAAASFISKIAWRSRTFTVVELHRMAYYQVRAEFVGLGAQAAVRAIARVAGAYANRRSAKTRAHLFRPHGAVPFDARMLSFRRDARTVSIWTPGGRLTVPYSGREADLKAIETLPVGETDLVLRGGVWLLQVAVTLPRPETADPANGFIGVDQGIANLAVTSDGAVLPGKVLPGTIAGNGHVRALRERRHRQRRRLQRKATSSARRVLRRLSVREHRMMTDLNHQISGFVVREAERTARGVAMEDLAGIRTRVRAHRLQRRTLHSWAFAQQITFTRYKAARAGIAFTLVDPAYTSQACPRCGCVSKRNRPARGRFLCTRCGLAGHADHIAALNIARLGVVGRGSVNTPHATGLPSARRDRESRPPGSLGGS
- a CDS encoding APC family permease translates to MTSTDDGRLADLGYTSEFRRDMSLWANFSLGFTYLSPVVGIYTLFAVSLATGGPPMIWSLLIVGAGQFLVALVFGEIVSQYPLTGGIYPWARRLWGRRWAWMTGWVYLIALLVTIASVAYGAGPYLSAFLGIEVGTTNTILCALVILAVAVAINLAGTRALAMAAIVGFTAELVGALAVGGWLLFTQRHHGLGVLFDSFGAGAETGYFAAFLAAGLIGIFQYYGFEACGDVAEEVPDPTRRIPKAMRMTIYVGGAAATFVCLALLLAVPDFGAVISGASADPVSEVLTAAFGPTGLRVVLGVVLLSFLSCALSLQAAAGRLLYSYARDGMIAGSGLFRRFSAARHVPPYALLVAAVVPALVVLGSIISADALVKIISFATLGIYLGFQMVVLAALRARLRGWRPSGPFTLGTAGLAINVGALVYGVLAIVNMIWPRTPGAPWYDNWLVALSGLVVVGLGALYLFTARPYDGVAPAGDAIPQEERSTAAE
- a CDS encoding FAD-binding oxidoreductase, with translation MTVTLGDPVVEELRGILGHDHVLTGKADRLNRTRVPAPFPVHRWAERMPDLVVLPSSTEEVAEVLRLAHAHRIPVVPRDGGTGLTDGAVPLRGGIVVDVKRINQIKEIDLENRTCTVGTGINALKLNEVLSRHGLLYPDDPASYPCSLVGGRIGTSGWSLIGSRYGHTRDLVLSFDHVLPTGRVIHVGDGIGRKITKSSSGYQLKHLFMGHQGTLGIATEATLKLFPKPEAEFSPFWAFDDYDTAYRTVGQLARAGVATFAGAVLFDEWKVAYLRRDDEAYIPQPASVKALVCAALYGYEDEVRAGGGRLMRIARSMGARYLGDEISQGDWAARHDRYATPLHGRTRSGQVVPMSWHCEDAAINYTNLPAVRLAWHEIADRLRRASDVFDDWGMFAYTNGATGADYLTEIDIGIWEQRLDDAAWAAWVAAKRDLAAVALAHGGSISACHGSCREGEVDLVPEELGGGFDVMLAIKRAIDPHNIMNPGKYLLDRAYSDAYPDPDGAP